A section of the Rhizobium sp. SSA_523 genome encodes:
- a CDS encoding efflux RND transporter permease subunit — MIPQFCINRPVATILLALGLVLAGLAGYRQLPVAALPKVDFPTINVSASLSGASPETMATSVATPLIKKFETIPGITEISATNALGSTSIVLQFDLDRNIDSAAADVQAAISQATRQLPSNMTTAPSYRKTNPADAPILLLTIDSGEMPRSKVDEIAQNVVSPLLSTLPGVAEVGIYGSQTYAVRIGLDPGALQARGLGVDSVTSAIAGANNQAPVGTLQTADQRLTIDARTQRIDADEFRSLVIATRNGAPIHLGDVARVEDSVANLDAGSWFDGKRSIILAVQRQPDANTVEVVKAIKAKLPALAEQLPPSVHLTVMNDASLAIDEAIKDVQFTLFLTIGLVILVIYLFTGHLAATIIPGLAVPLSLIATFGAMHVLGYSIDNISLLGLTLSVGLVVDDAIVMLENILRLHEEGLPMRAAALQGAAEVSSTILSMSVSLVAVFIPILLMGGVVGRLFNEFGMVVTLAIMASALVSLTVTPMLAARLSSHRSRPPMLIRWFDRGFDWTLKGYERSVFWCLRHRSLVMLCFLATVAASAWLFVALPSSFFPQEDTGRLSISTRAREDISYTAMQDLQAQVAAIVRANPAVAHVTSIVGGNARSPLNNGTMFVELKPKAERPPLVQTIDALRKATSAVAGMRTYINPQQSLRFGGRSTASQYQLVIQALNATTTSQWADTMQAAMRRDPLFADVTSDAQNSAISADIRLDMDKAAAFGITNDQLRKTLEMAFGGYTAAQIQSTGDSYDVIVEFDRSRPVDDQLLRDINILSSRTGALVPLSSFATVTRRPAPVTINQTGQLVSTTVSFNLPDGVSLSDATARIDAIRQQVNMPSDVFISYGGNAAVFKQSQGNTPLLILAAVITIYVVLGVLYESFIHPLTILSGLPAAAFGALVALKVMDFDLSVIALIGLLMLIGIVKKNAIMMIDVAVELMRDKAMPPAEAIAEASVRRFRPIMMTTFCALLGALPIALGSGASSELRQPLGVAVVGGLVVSQMLTLFITPVIFLQMDRLGTFLQRLVSKIVRRAEPQSNGSGASPPPAQARGSGVAVSPAAAAE, encoded by the coding sequence ATGATCCCGCAATTTTGCATCAACCGGCCGGTCGCAACCATCCTCCTGGCCCTCGGACTGGTGCTGGCGGGCCTTGCCGGCTATCGGCAATTGCCCGTCGCCGCTTTGCCCAAGGTGGATTTTCCGACCATCAATGTCTCGGCCTCGCTGTCCGGCGCATCGCCGGAAACCATGGCGACCTCGGTCGCGACGCCGCTGATCAAGAAATTCGAGACCATCCCCGGCATAACCGAGATCAGCGCGACGAACGCCCTGGGCAGCACCTCGATCGTTCTGCAATTTGACCTGGACCGCAATATCGATTCCGCCGCAGCCGATGTACAGGCGGCCATTTCCCAGGCGACCCGGCAACTGCCGAGCAATATGACGACGGCACCAAGTTACCGCAAGACCAATCCGGCCGATGCGCCGATCCTGCTGCTGACGATCGATTCGGGGGAAATGCCGCGATCCAAGGTGGACGAGATCGCGCAGAACGTGGTGTCGCCGCTGCTCTCCACCTTGCCGGGCGTGGCCGAGGTGGGGATTTACGGCTCCCAGACCTATGCCGTGCGGATCGGGCTGGATCCGGGCGCCCTGCAGGCCCGCGGGCTGGGGGTCGACAGCGTCACGAGCGCGATCGCCGGCGCCAACAACCAGGCGCCGGTCGGCACGCTGCAGACGGCGGATCAGCGGCTGACCATCGACGCGCGGACGCAGCGTATCGATGCGGACGAGTTCCGCTCGCTGGTAATCGCCACCAGGAACGGCGCGCCGATCCATCTCGGCGATGTGGCCCGTGTCGAGGATAGCGTCGCCAATCTCGATGCCGGCAGCTGGTTCGACGGCAAGCGATCGATCATCCTGGCCGTGCAGCGCCAGCCCGATGCCAATACGGTCGAGGTCGTCAAGGCGATCAAGGCGAAGTTGCCGGCGCTTGCGGAGCAACTTCCGCCTTCGGTGCATCTCACTGTGATGAACGATGCCTCGCTGGCCATCGACGAGGCGATCAAGGATGTGCAATTCACCCTGTTCCTGACGATCGGTCTCGTCATCCTGGTGATCTACCTGTTCACAGGCCATCTGGCCGCCACGATCATTCCGGGACTTGCCGTGCCGCTTTCGCTGATCGCCACCTTCGGCGCCATGCATGTGCTCGGCTACAGCATCGACAATATCTCCCTGCTCGGGCTGACGCTGTCGGTCGGGCTTGTGGTGGACGATGCGATCGTGATGCTGGAAAACATCCTGCGCCTGCATGAGGAAGGGCTGCCGATGCGCGCGGCGGCCCTGCAGGGTGCGGCAGAGGTCAGCTCCACCATCCTGTCCATGTCCGTTTCACTGGTGGCCGTCTTCATTCCCATCCTGCTGATGGGCGGCGTCGTGGGCCGGCTGTTCAACGAATTCGGCATGGTTGTGACGCTCGCCATCATGGCCTCGGCGCTGGTTTCGCTGACCGTGACGCCGATGCTCGCTGCCAGGCTGTCATCGCACCGCTCCCGCCCGCCCATGCTCATCCGCTGGTTCGATCGCGGGTTTGACTGGACGCTCAAGGGCTATGAACGCTCGGTCTTCTGGTGTCTCAGGCACCGCTCGCTGGTGATGCTGTGCTTTCTCGCCACGGTCGCGGCCTCGGCCTGGCTGTTCGTCGCCCTGCCCTCCAGCTTCTTTCCGCAGGAGGACACGGGACGCCTGTCGATCTCCACCCGGGCGCGCGAAGACATATCCTATACGGCCATGCAGGACCTGCAGGCACAGGTTGCCGCGATCGTCCGGGCCAATCCCGCCGTCGCGCATGTCACCTCGATTGTCGGCGGCAATGCCCGCAGCCCGCTCAACAACGGCACCATGTTCGTCGAGCTGAAGCCCAAGGCGGAGCGGCCGCCTCTGGTGCAGACGATTGACGCCCTGCGCAAGGCGACCTCTGCGGTGGCGGGCATGCGAACCTACATCAACCCGCAACAAAGCCTTCGCTTCGGCGGCCGCAGCACCGCCAGCCAATATCAGCTGGTAATTCAGGCGCTGAATGCCACCACCACCAGCCAGTGGGCCGACACGATGCAGGCGGCAATGCGCCGCGATCCGCTGTTTGCCGACGTGACCTCCGATGCACAGAACAGCGCGATCTCCGCCGATATCAGACTGGACATGGACAAGGCCGCGGCCTTCGGCATCACCAATGACCAGCTGCGAAAGACGCTGGAGATGGCCTTTGGCGGCTACACGGCGGCGCAGATCCAGTCGACCGGCGACAGTTACGACGTCATCGTCGAATTCGACCGGTCGCGGCCCGTCGACGATCAGCTGCTGCGCGATATCAATATCCTGTCGTCACGGACGGGTGCGCTGGTGCCGCTGTCCAGCTTCGCCACGGTGACGCGCAGGCCGGCCCCGGTCACCATCAACCAGACGGGCCAGCTGGTATCGACCACCGTATCCTTCAACCTGCCGGACGGCGTATCGCTCAGCGATGCCACGGCACGAATCGATGCCATCAGGCAGCAGGTGAACATGCCGAGCGACGTGTTCATCTCCTATGGCGGCAATGCCGCCGTCTTCAAGCAGAGCCAGGGCAATACGCCGCTGCTGATCCTGGCAGCGGTGATCACCATCTATGTCGTGCTCGGCGTCCTGTACGAGAGCTTCATCCATCCGCTGACCATCCTGTCCGGCCTGCCGGCAGCAGCCTTCGGAGCCCTGGTCGCCCTCAAGGTGATGGATTTCGATCTCTCGGTCATCGCCCTGATCGGTCTCCTGATGCTGATCGGCATCGTCAAGAAGAATGCGATCATGATGATCGATGTGGCGGTGGAGCTGATGCGGGACAAGGCCATGCCGCCCGCCGAAGCCATTGCCGAGGCCTCGGTGCGACGCTTCCGGCCGATCATGATGACGACCTTCTGCGCCCTGCTCGGGGCGCTGCCCATCGCTCTCGGCTCCGGCGCAAGCTCGGAGCTGCGCCAGCCGCTGGGCGTCGCCGTGGTGGGCGGGCTGGTCGTCTCGCAAATGCTCACCCTGTTCATCACGCCGGTGATCTTCCTGCAGATGGACCGCCTCGGCACCTTTCTGCAGCGCCTTGTCTCGAAGATCGTCCGGCGGGCTGAGCCGCAGTCTAATGGCTCTGGCGCCTCGCCGCCGCCCGCTCAAGCTCGCGGTTCCGGTGTGGCGGTCTCGCCTGCCGCGGCCGCCGAATAG
- a CDS encoding DUF4334 domain-containing protein has product MSDLTSFDDETAAFAVFDSLPPLLPSQVTGLWQGRSLPSHHPLDGVLENLGWYGKRFHADRRADALLFRWGEDRLVPVDPARIPLVLALHAPRFGRSRAAQNLFSHLVRRLRAYGPVASLRLERYRGVQSLAMVYDRKPITDHFRRLDEDRIMGAMAVEGEARTFFFELERTG; this is encoded by the coding sequence ATGAGCGATCTGACCTCCTTTGACGACGAAACCGCCGCCTTTGCCGTGTTCGACAGCCTGCCGCCGCTCCTGCCTTCGCAAGTGACCGGCCTCTGGCAGGGGCGGAGCCTTCCGAGCCATCACCCGCTGGATGGCGTGCTGGAAAATCTCGGATGGTACGGCAAGCGCTTTCACGCTGACCGTCGCGCCGATGCCCTGCTGTTTCGCTGGGGAGAGGACCGGCTGGTGCCGGTCGATCCCGCCAGGATCCCGCTTGTGCTGGCCCTCCATGCGCCACGCTTCGGCCGCAGCCGCGCCGCGCAGAACCTCTTCTCCCATCTCGTGCGGCGATTGAGGGCTTACGGTCCCGTCGCCTCGCTTCGGCTGGAGCGCTATCGCGGCGTGCAAAGCCTTGCAATGGTCTATGATCGCAAGCCGATCACCGACCATTTCCGGCGGCTTGATGAGGACCGGATCATGGGCGCCATGGCGGTGGAAGGCGAGGCGCGAACCTTCTTTTTCGAACTGGAGCGGACAGGCTGA
- a CDS encoding pentapeptide repeat-containing protein, translating into MARHLQDRTSMKYAGHRKERDIQPSAWRRILTSRSRLLILVIAVAGALLFIVSQTQTTVVGRCRADAGPGIDWSECHKRMLMLEGSNLEAGNLAGTDLSRTDLSRSNLTRADLRKAVLLRTSLAKANAQGANFDKVEGYRGEMQGLNGQGASFVNAELQRSNFAGAQLQNANFTKAELGRANFNEAALGPTAFVTANLSRANFGGAKIEGPLDFTNAFLFLTRIEGADLSQAIGLSQEQLDLSCGDDRTVLPQGLTRPLNWPCPSD; encoded by the coding sequence ATGGCAAGGCATCTGCAGGACAGGACGTCGATGAAATATGCCGGACACCGGAAAGAACGCGACATCCAGCCGTCCGCCTGGCGGCGCATCCTCACGAGCCGAAGCCGCCTGCTGATCCTCGTCATCGCCGTGGCCGGAGCCCTGCTGTTCATCGTCAGCCAGACGCAGACAACGGTCGTCGGCCGCTGCCGCGCCGATGCGGGTCCCGGAATCGACTGGAGCGAATGCCACAAGCGCATGCTGATGCTCGAAGGCAGCAATCTGGAAGCCGGAAACCTCGCCGGCACCGATCTCAGCCGGACGGATCTGAGCCGCAGCAACCTCACCCGCGCCGATCTGCGCAAGGCCGTGCTGTTGCGCACCTCACTGGCCAAGGCCAATGCCCAGGGCGCCAATTTCGACAAGGTGGAAGGCTATCGCGGCGAGATGCAGGGCCTGAACGGCCAGGGCGCGAGCTTCGTCAATGCCGAGCTTCAGCGCTCCAATTTCGCCGGCGCCCAGTTGCAGAACGCCAATTTCACCAAGGCCGAGCTGGGCCGCGCCAATTTCAACGAGGCGGCTTTGGGGCCCACGGCCTTCGTCACGGCCAATCTGTCGCGCGCCAATTTCGGCGGAGCCAAGATCGAAGGCCCGCTCGACTTCACCAATGCCTTCCTGTTTCTGACGCGCATCGAAGGCGCCGATCTGTCGCAGGCCATCGGCCTCAGCCAGGAACAGCTCGATCTCTCCTGCGGCGACGATAGAACGGTTCTGCCGCAGGGCCTGACGCGGCCTCTAAACTGGCCTTGCCCCAGCGATTGA
- a CDS encoding Hsp70 family protein, protein MARALGLDFGTTNTVLALADAGGSTTHSVPFHSSAGDSDSMRTALSFMKDRGLGAEALKVEAGQAAIRMFIDNPGDCRFLQSIKTFAASAAFQATLVFARRQAFEDLMEIFLRRLKAYAGEDWPTEISRLVVGRPVRFAGANPDEALAMQRYQAALERFGLPQIHYVYEPVAAAYYFAQSLTQDANVLVADFGGGTTDYSLIRFERQAGILRAIPIGHSGVGIAGDHFDFRLIDNLVSPEIGKGSHFKSFGKVLDVPAGYYANFGRWNQLSIFKTTREFADLQSLVRSATEPEKLELFIDLIEHDEGYPLYQAISAIKMALSEQEEAEFHFAPLGRAGRKTVRRRDFESWIADDLTRIEDALDEVLTKTRTPADEIDKVFLTGGSSFVPAVRDIFRRRFDDRRIESGGELLSIAHGLALIGESGDVGQWVA, encoded by the coding sequence ATGGCACGCGCGCTCGGGCTCGATTTCGGCACGACCAATACCGTCTTGGCGCTCGCCGATGCCGGCGGATCCACCACGCATTCCGTGCCCTTCCACAGCAGCGCCGGCGATAGCGACAGCATGCGCACGGCGCTGTCCTTCATGAAGGACAGAGGGCTCGGGGCGGAAGCCCTGAAAGTGGAGGCCGGACAGGCGGCGATCCGCATGTTCATCGACAATCCCGGCGATTGCCGCTTCCTGCAGTCGATCAAGACCTTTGCGGCCAGCGCCGCTTTTCAGGCCACACTGGTCTTTGCACGGCGGCAGGCCTTCGAGGATCTCATGGAGATCTTCCTGCGTCGCCTGAAAGCCTATGCCGGAGAGGACTGGCCCACCGAGATTTCGAGGCTGGTGGTGGGACGTCCGGTGCGCTTTGCCGGCGCCAATCCGGATGAGGCGCTTGCCATGCAGCGCTACCAGGCAGCGCTCGAGCGGTTCGGCCTGCCCCAGATCCATTACGTCTACGAACCGGTGGCGGCGGCCTATTATTTCGCCCAGTCGCTGACGCAGGATGCCAATGTGCTGGTGGCGGATTTCGGCGGCGGCACCACCGACTATTCACTGATCCGCTTCGAACGCCAGGCCGGCATCTTGCGCGCCATCCCCATCGGCCATTCGGGCGTCGGCATTGCCGGCGATCACTTCGATTTCCGGCTGATCGACAACCTGGTCTCGCCCGAAATTGGAAAGGGCAGCCATTTCAAGAGCTTCGGCAAGGTTCTGGATGTTCCGGCCGGCTATTACGCGAATTTCGGCCGCTGGAACCAGCTGTCGATCTTCAAGACGACGCGCGAATTCGCCGATCTGCAATCGCTCGTCCGCTCGGCCACCGAACCGGAAAAGCTGGAGCTCTTCATCGACCTGATCGAACATGATGAGGGATACCCGCTCTATCAGGCGATCTCCGCCATCAAAATGGCGCTGTCGGAGCAGGAGGAGGCGGAGTTTCACTTCGCGCCGCTCGGCAGGGCCGGCCGCAAGACCGTCAGGCGGCGCGATTTCGAGAGCTGGATCGCCGACGATCTGACACGAATCGAGGATGCGCTGGACGAGGTGCTGACGAAGACCCGCACGCCGGCGGACGAGATCGACAAGGTCTTCCTCACCGGCGGTTCGTCTTTCGTGCCGGCCGTGCGCGACATCTTCAGGCGCCGCTTCGACGACCGGCGGATCGAAAGCGGCGGCGAATTGTTGTCGATCGCCCATGGTCTGGCGCTGATCGGCGAAAGCGGTGATGTTGGACAGTGGGTGGCGTGA
- a CDS encoding DoxX family protein → MTDQGRAASLTDIFATRWFGYLARTVLTFMFWGSGLSKLLDFQAGMAEMSHFGLEPAALFNTAVIITQLGGSILIILNRYAWLGAGALAVFTLLTIPIAHSFWAMQEPMKTLEFYVVVEHISIVGALMLVAWKSR, encoded by the coding sequence ATGACCGATCAGGGACGCGCGGCGTCCCTTACCGATATATTCGCAACACGGTGGTTCGGCTATCTGGCCCGCACCGTCCTGACCTTCATGTTCTGGGGAAGCGGGCTTTCCAAACTCCTCGATTTCCAGGCGGGCATGGCGGAGATGAGCCATTTCGGGCTTGAGCCGGCGGCGCTGTTCAATACCGCTGTGATCATCACCCAGCTCGGCGGCTCGATCCTGATCATCCTCAACCGCTATGCCTGGCTCGGCGCCGGCGCCTTGGCGGTCTTTACCCTGCTGACAATTCCCATCGCCCATAGTTTCTGGGCCATGCAGGAGCCAATGAAGACCCTGGAATTCTACGTGGTGGTCGAGCATATCAGCATTGTCGGCGCGCTGATGCTGGTGGCCTGGAAAAGCCGCTGA
- a CDS encoding electron transfer flavoprotein-ubiquinone oxidoreductase — MSEQMELPERESMEFDVVIVGAGPAGLSAAIRLKQVNPDLSVVVLEKGAEVGAHILSGAVVDPIGIDRLLPGWREEEGHPFTTPVTDDQFLFLGPAGSVRLPNVFMPPLMNNHGNYVVSLGLVCRWLAEKAEALGVDIYPGFAGTEVLYDESGNVIGIATGDMGIEKNGEPGPNFTRGMALLGKYVLIGEGVRGSLAKQLIARFKLDEGREPQKYGIGFKELWEIKPQNHKPGLVQHSFGWPLDMKTGGGSFLYHLHDNLVAVGFVIHLNYKNPWLYPFEEFQLFKTHPAIRDTFEGAKRISYGARAITEGGYQSVPKLSFPGGALIGCSAGFVNVPRIKGSHNAVLSGMLAAEKIAAVIGAGRANDEPVEIENEWRSTAIGKDLKRVRNVKPLWSKFGTAFGVALGALDMWTNQIFGSSPFTLKHGKTDAAALEPAAKHRKIDYPKPDGVLTFDRLSSVFLSNTNHEEDQPVHLQVKDMELQRRSELGVYGGPSARYCPAGVYEWVEKEGEDVYVINAQNCVHCKTCDIKDPNQNINWVPPQGGEGPVYPSM, encoded by the coding sequence ATGAGCGAACAGATGGAACTGCCGGAACGCGAAAGCATGGAATTCGACGTGGTGATCGTCGGTGCCGGCCCAGCAGGCCTTTCGGCCGCAATCCGGCTGAAACAGGTCAATCCGGACCTGTCGGTCGTGGTGCTCGAAAAGGGCGCGGAAGTCGGCGCGCATATTCTCTCCGGCGCCGTTGTCGATCCGATCGGCATTGATCGCCTCCTGCCCGGCTGGCGCGAGGAGGAGGGCCATCCCTTCACCACGCCGGTCACCGACGACCAGTTCCTGTTTCTCGGGCCTGCCGGCTCTGTACGCCTGCCGAACGTTTTCATGCCGCCTCTGATGAACAATCACGGCAATTACGTCGTCTCGCTCGGCCTTGTCTGCCGCTGGCTGGCGGAAAAGGCGGAGGCGCTGGGTGTCGACATCTATCCGGGTTTTGCCGGAACGGAAGTTCTCTATGACGAGAGCGGTAATGTCATCGGCATTGCGACCGGCGATATGGGCATCGAGAAGAACGGCGAGCCGGGTCCCAATTTCACCCGCGGCATGGCGCTGCTCGGCAAATATGTGCTGATCGGCGAAGGCGTCCGCGGCTCGCTGGCCAAGCAGCTGATTGCCCGCTTCAAACTGGACGAGGGCCGCGAGCCGCAGAAATACGGCATCGGCTTCAAGGAATTGTGGGAAATCAAGCCGCAGAACCACAAGCCCGGCCTGGTTCAGCATTCCTTCGGCTGGCCGCTGGACATGAAGACCGGCGGGGGCTCCTTCCTCTATCACCTGCATGACAATCTTGTCGCGGTGGGCTTCGTCATCCACCTCAACTACAAGAACCCGTGGCTCTATCCTTTCGAGGAATTCCAGCTCTTCAAGACCCATCCGGCGATCCGCGACACATTCGAGGGTGCCAAGCGCATTTCCTACGGCGCGCGCGCCATTACCGAAGGCGGCTACCAGTCGGTGCCCAAGCTCTCCTTCCCCGGCGGCGCGCTGATCGGCTGTTCGGCCGGCTTCGTCAACGTGCCGCGCATCAAGGGCAGTCACAACGCCGTCTTGTCCGGCATGCTGGCGGCGGAAAAGATCGCCGCGGTGATCGGGGCTGGCCGTGCCAATGACGAGCCGGTCGAGATCGAGAACGAATGGCGCTCCACCGCCATCGGCAAGGATCTGAAGCGGGTCCGCAACGTCAAACCGCTCTGGTCGAAATTCGGCACCGCATTCGGCGTGGCGCTCGGCGCGCTCGACATGTGGACCAATCAGATCTTCGGCTCTTCGCCCTTCACCTTGAAGCACGGCAAGACGGATGCGGCCGCGCTGGAGCCCGCCGCCAAGCACCGCAAGATCGACTATCCGAAGCCGGATGGCGTGCTCACATTCGACCGGCTCTCCTCGGTCTTTCTGTCCAATACCAATCATGAAGAGGACCAGCCGGTCCATCTCCAGGTAAAAGATATGGAACTCCAGCGCCGTTCGGAGCTTGGAGTCTATGGCGGACCTTCGGCCCGCTACTGTCCCGCCGGAGTGTATGAATGGGTCGAGAAAGAGGGCGAAGACGTCTATGTGATCAACGCGCAGAACTGCGTGCACTGCAAGACGTGCGACATCAAGGATCCGAACCAGAACATCAACTGGGTTCCGCCCCAGGGCGGCGAGGGACCGGTCTATCCAAGCATGTAG
- a CDS encoding SDR family oxidoreductase: MDFGISGKRALVLASSRGLGLGIARALAAEGAHVLLCGRSGDTLAQNCEAINAAGKGKAEWVWADLGEDDAVVNLQKAVQEKLGGLDILVNNTGGPTPGTSEDMSVEKLESFFQTMVLRVIALTNAFLPAMKEQGFGRILTVASSGVVEPIPNLALSNTLRGALVGWNKTLATEVASFGITANMILPGRIHTDRIDELDGANAKRQGKSLDEVRAASIKSIPAGRLGTTEEFGAVGAFLCSVPAAYVTGSMIRVDGGAAKSL, encoded by the coding sequence ATGGATTTCGGCATTTCCGGCAAGCGCGCCCTCGTGCTCGCCTCCTCTCGCGGACTTGGCCTCGGCATTGCCAGGGCGCTTGCTGCAGAAGGCGCGCATGTTCTCTTGTGCGGGCGCAGCGGTGATACGCTGGCGCAGAATTGCGAGGCCATCAATGCGGCGGGCAAGGGCAAGGCGGAATGGGTCTGGGCGGATCTCGGCGAGGACGATGCCGTCGTCAATCTGCAGAAGGCGGTACAGGAAAAGCTCGGCGGCCTCGATATTCTGGTCAACAATACCGGCGGCCCGACGCCCGGCACGTCCGAGGACATGAGCGTGGAAAAACTGGAAAGCTTCTTCCAGACCATGGTGCTGCGGGTCATCGCCCTGACCAATGCCTTCCTGCCGGCCATGAAGGAACAGGGTTTTGGCCGCATTCTCACCGTTGCCTCTTCCGGCGTGGTGGAGCCCATCCCCAACCTTGCTTTGTCCAATACGCTGCGCGGCGCGCTTGTCGGCTGGAACAAGACCCTGGCAACCGAAGTCGCCTCCTTCGGCATCACGGCCAATATGATCCTGCCCGGCCGCATCCACACCGACCGGATCGACGAACTGGACGGCGCCAATGCCAAGCGGCAGGGCAAGAGCCTCGACGAGGTGCGGGCCGCCTCGATCAAGAGCATCCCGGCCGGCCGTCTGGGCACCACCGAGGAATTCGGCGCCGTGGGTGCCTTCCTCTGCTCCGTGCCGGCCGCCTATGTGACCGGCAGCATGATCCGCGTCGACGGCGGGGCTGCCAAATCGCTCTGA
- a CDS encoding L,D-transpeptidase has translation MSISRRGLIFGLPLFLAGCSATGMNPQADYAAVPDEKFPLKQVPIDRIKPELRRTEVAYETSHKPGTVVVDTPARRLYYVMENGRAMRYGVGVGRAGLAFAGSAYVGRKAEWPSWTPTANMIRREPHKNLKYAGGMPGGPNNPLGARAMYLYRGGNDTHFRIHGTNQPQSIGHAMSSGCVRMMNHDVIDLYSRVKVGDRVVVIQETARV, from the coding sequence ATGTCGATCTCGCGCCGCGGGCTGATCTTTGGCCTTCCGCTGTTCCTCGCCGGTTGTTCTGCCACCGGCATGAATCCGCAGGCCGATTACGCCGCCGTTCCGGATGAGAAATTCCCGCTGAAACAGGTGCCGATCGACAGGATCAAGCCGGAGCTGCGCCGCACGGAAGTGGCCTATGAGACGAGCCACAAACCGGGCACGGTGGTTGTCGACACGCCGGCGCGGCGCCTCTATTACGTCATGGAAAACGGCAGGGCCATGCGCTATGGCGTCGGCGTCGGCCGGGCAGGGCTGGCCTTTGCCGGCAGCGCCTATGTCGGCCGCAAGGCCGAGTGGCCGAGCTGGACGCCGACGGCGAACATGATCCGCCGCGAGCCGCACAAGAACCTCAAATATGCCGGTGGCATGCCCGGCGGTCCGAACAATCCGCTCGGCGCGCGCGCCATGTATCTCTATCGCGGCGGCAATGACACGCATTTCCGCATTCATGGCACCAACCAGCCGCAATCGATCGGCCATGCCATGTCGAGCGGTTGCGTCCGCATGATGAACCATGACGTGATCGACCTCTATAGTCGCGTCAAGGTCGGCGATCGGGTGGTGGTCATCCAGGAGACGGCGCGCGTCTGA
- a CDS encoding efflux RND transporter periplasmic adaptor subunit has translation MQRANTLLKQNVQSEQGYEQAKAARDIAAAKLAADQAMLSADQVALEHTEIRAPYAGRLGDITVSPGAYLSAGASLVTITRYNPISIAFRLPQRYLPDLRRGLDDRAKVDADPAATGGSADRGVLSFFDNSIDETSGTVLAKAEFENAKGTLWPGQNVNVTVHFRPDEQEILVPSVSVRQGAEGSFVYTVDESGRIRAKSVTVGRSNDGRTSILSGLAQGWHVVVEGQVQLADGQHVIEQFAGDPPLPVANAAALSGVAQP, from the coding sequence CTGCAGAGGGCCAATACGCTGCTGAAGCAGAATGTTCAGTCAGAGCAGGGATATGAACAGGCAAAGGCGGCGCGCGATATCGCCGCGGCGAAGCTTGCGGCAGACCAGGCAATGCTGTCCGCCGACCAGGTGGCGCTGGAGCATACCGAAATCCGCGCGCCCTATGCCGGCCGTCTCGGCGATATCACCGTCAGTCCCGGCGCCTATCTCAGCGCCGGCGCCAGCCTTGTCACCATCACGCGCTACAACCCGATCTCGATCGCCTTCCGGCTGCCGCAGCGCTACCTGCCGGACCTGCGTCGCGGCCTCGACGACAGGGCTAAGGTGGATGCCGATCCGGCCGCGACGGGCGGCAGCGCCGATCGCGGTGTGCTCTCCTTCTTCGACAACAGCATTGATGAAACGTCCGGCACCGTGCTTGCCAAGGCCGAGTTCGAAAACGCCAAGGGCACGCTCTGGCCCGGCCAGAACGTCAACGTGACCGTTCATTTCCGGCCGGACGAACAGGAGATCCTGGTGCCGAGCGTTTCGGTGCGTCAGGGTGCGGAAGGCTCCTTCGTCTATACGGTCGATGAGAGCGGTCGCATCCGCGCCAAAAGCGTCACGGTCGGGCGTTCCAATGACGGTCGGACCTCCATCCTCTCCGGCCTTGCGCAGGGCTGGCATGTGGTGGTCGAGGGACAGGTGCAGCTTGCCGATGGGCAGCATGTGATCGAGCAATTTGCCGGCGATCCGCCGCTGCCGGTCGCCAATGCCGCGGCACTGAGCGGGGTGGCGCAGCCATGA